The nucleotide sequence GTATTTCACGCCGTAAGGAGTATTGAAACATTCTGGCAAAATGCAGAGAAACTTGCTGTTCTTGGATGTCCAACTGGGAGATTTAGGTCCATAATCTGCCACGACAGAACGGAGCTTTTGAATAGCTCGAGACACATTTTCCTCCTTATTTTTGCCCACTTTGAGCTGAAGAAGTGCTACTCGGAGGTCTGGAAGAGATAGCAAAGTTATTTGCGGTTTTTGCACTGATAACAGCTACTCAAATTAATTCTGACTATACATTTAGACTCAACGACCATTCTAGTTCCAGACAAAATTGCTTGTTCACTTAATACACTCACGAGTTCACTGATAAATGAGCAATTTTTCGAGCTATCAACACAATTTATAGAGATCGCGGGATTGTAAACATAAACATTCCCTTGTCAAAATCATATGGGACCACTAAAAAAATCATAGTATTACTTACGTCGTAAAATTGAAGTATTTCCCAGCATTTTCTCACCTTTATCTCAATCTAATTGAGAACTTGGAATAAAATATTATCAGAATATTAGGAACAATAGAAAAATTAATGAGTATTATCGAAATAAATGCAGATATATTGGATGTATTGTATCCGACCCGACCAGCGCTTTGAACACAGAAAAACCTTAGATAAGAAACATAGAATGGTATAACAGTTTATTCGAAGTAACGGATCACCAGGGAAGGGGCcattcaaaagtattttaatttcctACAAGACCTGAAAGACACATTACAAcattgaaaatacaaaaattacaaggaaacaaatttagaaaaaatctaataaatgaTCGTATCGTAGATATCAGTTCGACGATGGACAGAAATGGGAATTTGAGCTCGAGCCTTGTCAACAAGATTGAAATCTGtaacgaaaatttaaattttagtatttaattatcgaatgaaaatttttaatatttttaataaatcgatggctccattccatactattctaagtcgtcttagaattatattactacaagaaatatgttgttcctgggaccgagatctacaactggtgaaaatttggtggtcatccggcgttcgggtaacgagatattcaattttttcgaaaaaaatttacacgggcagcataggaaatcgccaagttcaaatggctctcctgaaatgttgtcattctgagatagaatagtatggaatggaaccgtcgaaatattttaattctaaatttatcaacCTTAACATTTAAGTCGTAAAATGTGCCTTAAATTGTTAAGTATTATCTCATATTGTTGTGATGCATTCTGTGTATCATATAACTCGGGAATATTCATGATCGTTTTAgttctttcgtgaaatatcaagaagagacatgatagatTATGTCTAACATACTAGAGAGTTTTTCTATGCAATCTGCAATATTTGATTGAATTGTAATTTGGAATCCGTTAAAAAGATATCTGAATTTGGAGAAAAAcgcagtagggtaaagtgtataatttggaattagtgatataagttggacaattcgccgatgcaagttggacatggcttttttcttgataaatatagtacaaaatttgttttgaagcacaaggaaccaaattataaaactaaagcattaaaaatatacaaataaaattgaagtactaaatttatcaagacaaaaatcgctgtccaaattgtaccattgtccaacttgtaccactgtccaacttgtaccactttaccctagggtgaaattaccacttctcgccagtgccccacttttcgccacttatattgaaatcgctatttttcgcgatttgtgaaataaataagccgcaaagttatttgtatttttactgctgctacgtatagagtcgaaaaataataattattcgttatgcatttacaattttgagcattttttagagtaatattttaagcgagtgcatcgaatccaatattttttaccaaatatactaagtgtcacaaaattttcatcaagcaaaaaacctttttggataaatcatttgcctattgaatatttaattacacttgtggaatagataaaatttttatttagttaattaatatttcattttatattatttttatataaaaataaagcatggcgaaaagtagttatattctggaattgattttaccacctgtcgatatctcttttcaataggcgacgctaattTCACTTAAAAGATTCTCAGTTGTGAAATCTGCAATAGACctgtaatttgatttctcatataaaagtgaagaaaaatcgtttaaagtaagtaataataaggtgatcatgaggaaatagaaatgctgaatgtattctttttataacattgcctaaaataaacGATTTTGGACcctttcaagtgggtggcgagaagttgttacaaaactggcgaaaagtgatgaaaaatggcgacgaagtggttatttttgcattgttaataaaaaaaaattttttaagtagtccagcgttaaattgtaggactattgtttttatgaatttagagctaatatatctaagtaactttgtgtcaaatttaagttaggggaaactggggcaccaccaaacatggggtagcaccaaacactaatttttatttctaaactatttggactatctcgaccatttcttcagtggacaagcatccctataatgcctaaaaaattttataactctTGTCCtgtgaagtcgaatatcctattaaaaaattgcagtgtttggtgctaccccgtgtttggtggtgccccagtttcccctatcttGTAATGAGGGTTCAaatgttataataaaattaattcctatttttttcctaaacatggcgataagtggttgcTCCACCCTAGGCGCTGAAACAAATTTAGTCTGTGAAAAATTATGTAACTGTGAAGGctgtgaaaatttattgaataaagaaTTGAACTATTATCtacattttccaaataatttacACAATTAGTCCCTACGAAATTTATAGCCCATAGGCAGCATTACTATTCCTTTAGGATAATAAACACTTTGCAGTCATTAAAAAAGTCAGATGATCGCTAAAGATCGTAAACTGACGATGGACGAGATATGAGTGACCAATACGGGGGATGCATTTGTTAATTAAGCAAACAAAGGTACCCTCTATTCTTGGAAAACTCGTAAAGTGGGTGATCCACGTTGACACGTTTTAAAGATTGCTTTCTCTTACGGCGTtctcacacttgcacattaaaattttaatgtgattcacattaattgtcgcttgtgagtgtccaaatatgttatttgtgtctttgagtcacttaatatttggggtttttctatttattgataaagaagtaaaCTTGGCctgtaaaaataagtttaaatttacttaaagtataaatatttttcacattaaaaaattaaagagaaaatcgtattaatttttcgcattaatgctataaatcaatttatatcaaattttgcgggccaagtctaccttttatcaacaaatagatcaaattttgaatataaaatgattcatttggacaattaatgtgaattatattaaaattttaatgtgcaagtgtgataacacagttagggaTGGTCATAAATTAGAGCTCGCGCTAAAAGTAATAAAACCTTGACAAGAAATGGGGACAAAGATGGCAAACGATCAAGAAGGTGCACAAAATTCGGCCATCCAAATTATCCATCCCCTTTCACGTTATTTGGAAAGTGTagttaattattaaaaagataaaattccTAGAAATAGTGAAagttggatatttttttgttcactTAATTATCTTGAAGTTCGTCCTGAATTAAATGAGCAATTCTTGAAATTAGACACCGTTTCTAggaaataatgtcgaatagaattagggtgcgagtggaggattttaatataaaagGGATAGATAAATTCAAGAGGTTTGTTCAGTCACAGTGTAAACCTAGCCCGGGATACTGGGTAGTGTAACCTTCTTCAATAAACAGTTTAGTAGtcaaaaaagtgtttaattgaggaaaaaaatcatctaGATCCGAAGACAACAAGGTGGCCTTAATTAGGGTTACCACAATATTACATCAGTTATTaacccttttaaggacgattggatcaccggtgactcaaaaataaaattctccCTACGACCATATACGATTCTGTTTTTCTAAAAGctcgaaaaaattgatttttttactctaattttgaccctttcgtccAGAAAGGGTTAACCCACTCGGATCTTTCGCAAACAAGGTGGTTTTTTGATCATTTGTTTCTTAATTGCTGCCgagactttttattttatagttcttcaattattttgggAAAATAGTTCGACGGAGATGGACTACaatttgttgttgttttttctcaCTTTGCGGAAAGTTTGATATCGcgtcaattttgataatatcttccttcattttatttcataatttgaGTTCTGGATAGCAAATTCTTTTATTAGATAGCTACACtttcataaaatgaataatattattGGGTAGAACTAGAACGCTAGACAGAAACGCGCCGGCCAGTGGCTTTTTCATTACTTGGATTAATATTAATTGATGGAAAAACAGTCTCCAGTTTTAAACACTTCCATTTGATTTGGTGTCTATTCTCAACTTTTAGTaccttataaaaatttatattccaGTATATCACtaataattatgataaaatcTTACCTATGTCGCTGGCTATGATCGATTCCTCTATTCCTGCACTCGCAACTACATTTCCAAAGGGATCAATAAGCGAAGAGTGCCCATGAGAGAGAAAATCAGCTCTTTCATCCCGAGCCTGAGCAACAGTTGCAATGAAGCACTGAGTATCCATTGCTCTAGCACGCTGCAGTGTTAGCCAATCCCTAGGTCCATGAGATGCCGAAAAGGTTGCAGGGTAAACCAAAAAATTGCACCCTTCTTTGCGATATACACGTGCAAGTTCCTCAAATCTGTAGAGTAAACCCATTTAGAGAACATTCAAGATCAATTTCTTAAGGAAATAAACCTTATATCGTAGCCAATTCCAACACCAAACATTGCATTATCGATATTAGTCGTTATATAGTGTTTTCCGGCGGTAAAAACATCAGACTCCTTGTAGGGATAGCATCCAGGAGCATCCACATCGTACAAATGGAGCTTCCTGTACTTCCCAATTACTTCTCCCTCGGTAGAATAAATAGCACAGGTACTGTAAATAGGTGGTCGTCCACTGTGAGAACATTCAGGAATAGCTCCAGCTATTATATTAATTCCTAATTCTCCAGCCACAAGAGACAAATGATTGCTAGTGTAGCCTTCAGGAACATTTTCAGCGTAATCCCGAAAACTCATTAAATCATTGGGACAATTTAAATATTCTGGCAAAATGCATACAATCGTGCGGTTTCTAATGGTCCAAGTATCACTTCCTGGTCCATATTTATCCACAGCTTCTCGAATCTTCTCACAACAATGCTTaacattttccattttattCCTCTGGACTTTGAGCTGAAGCAGAATAACACGAATTGCTGCAGAATTTGTAGTAGaaagatattaaagaaaattctaaaGTTGAGGAATTTAGAAAGAATCTCACTGTAAATGGATTCCAGAGGCAGTTCTGACTGGAgatcttcataattttcactAGAATCACTCATTTTGTGGGTTTTTTATCTGACTGTCTGTGAACAACTAATCTCATAACTGTTCCTTTTCCTCCTTCCCATTATAAATAGCACTAAACAATTATTCAGTGAAATGcagtctttttttattaaaaattatgttaATTAATCTCAAAAGTGCTTTTATTTCAActctgtattattattattgaaagattttgtatattttttccgaattttttcataaattacataaaagttacCATTTACCATGTTCAGAAAAAGCGAGGGAAAGCACAAAAAGCATTCTGTCGACAGTTaaatttctatgtttttaaaCTTACAATTTCTAGCTGTATAACAGTTTCAGCagactttaaataaaatttgaatggaAAAATTACGAGCAAAAACTACATTAAATATATATTACATgactaaataatttatttaaagctttccCGGCTTTCCAAACAtcaggaaaatattgtaatatacTTTATTAGGTTTCTTAaactcttttaataattttaataattttttaataatacagtgggacctcgatagagtcaactaattatttccaggtctattgactctattggattcgttgactctattggagtccgaaagaatcatttaaaatgtgaaatactgatataaaggggtattattttatgtttttactagatcattgataaattcatcacgatagtagaatatttcattaaattattccatttactaaattaatttctggcccaaaaaagtcgtgTGTTTTGGCAAAAATGGGAGATTAAGCaatgatttttaagaatatttttattattagtaaatacactcagtccaggaattatgcacattttcggaacggaaaaaaaacgcgcgaaatggcattatgcatcaagaaaatttacatacccgcaggcgatttctttttaatccattcagtcaatgtaccggaaatacttgagatagaatgttcatattttgggattagtttcctacagattagtagatgaattttttgaaaagaaaataattttatctattatgggggcaccgggagcccctgtcaaacacacgtcttaacggtcactgaatttaaattttgtgcattaattcattacaaactctattgttttagataggGTAACTATTCAAGAACatcaattggcaactagaattctaatcaggaaagaggaaagaggccaatttcaacaaattcgaaGGGatatcgtattttccgtccgccattttcagcaaaaattttctatgatcttccgcgaagcaagaatacaataataaaaaatctattCCCATATCTGtcagactatttttcccaagtaattgaagaactaaagttactaaagaTCCATtctcgacagcaattcggacaaaaattgctcaggaataaataatctaaaatcactcaatttgcgtatgatgtataataccatgataaggaatgggttaatgaatttgcttaaaatttttttaattttctgttgcttatttttgtttttaatccaaattttcttttcgttaaaataaatttacatgttttctttagaagcgtaatttttatgattgtttatcatgtacattttttaaagaagagtaaggtctttaaaaagttagaataagtttagaaaagtttcttcactatgttGTACTCATAAAATCTAGCACCATGTACGTTTTTTTGTAATccgagttcatattttttttgtttttgccataatattattcacttacaaatgatggctcaaaattccttacattgtgatcatagacctaatcaaaaaatcttaagacaagagaactttcaatcagtcaaatagcttaaaatcacgtaaagaaaattattttgttggaaaatgattacacTGTTAATAaacctacgaattttatcacaaaattaccatgtccttacataaatatttttttcttgtattcaaagtgttacgttgatacacaataagactgttttttttttatatcgaaaagatcatattaaaccatataatattatttgttcaataataaaggaaaagttgattctatcggagtcaatttgagtccaagttgacactatcggagtccgtagagtaaaaaaaaaatagctgttgactctaatggataattgactctatcgagggttgactctatcgaggtcccactgtaataacttttttttttactaattttaagCATATAATATTCACAAAACCATTcaattcttcaaaaaaattttaaaagaattcacTTAacgctcaacgcacaataacttttattttgtaaacatgtttttagcattttagtgagagtgagtgagatctagatctagtcatctcgctcactctcacaggaaattttgaaaacatatttacaaacaaaagttattgtgcgcagagcataacaattttattaatattgtaCTTTCTTAatacaaatctttaaattgAGTGAAGTTATTTTATGTgcaatatttgattaaaaaataattttaaattgtaaaaaaatatgtatttttttcacagcGAAAAAGCACTCACAGCCGTTAAAAATTCTATGtttttcaaaatagaaatttCTAGCAGTTTTATAACAGATTTGAGACGTCACAATTCGTGCAAGCTGAAGTATGCACAAATGACTTAATGCTgatagcaaaaataaaaatggttgTGTCAAAAGGGATCAAGAAGGTGGAAAAAGTGTCCCCAAAATCGCATCAATAGCCCCCCCAAAATAGTGTTTTAGTCCGTGTCCCCCAACAATGACTGATATGGTTCTGTGTTGCAAAGTGTGCGGTGAGACGGCAAATATTCGGCGGTGCAGCAAATGCCAGCAAGTGT is from Phlebotomus papatasi isolate M1 chromosome 1, Ppap_2.1, whole genome shotgun sequence and encodes:
- the LOC129798232 gene encoding omega-amidase NIT2-like, which produces MSDSSENYEDLQSELPLESIYTIRVILLQLKVQRNKMENVKHCCEKIREAVDKYGPGSDTWTIRNRTIVCILPEYLNCPNDLMSFRDYAENVPEGYTSNHLSLVAGELGINIIAGAIPECSHSGRPPIYSTCAIYSTEGEVIGKYRKLHLYDVDAPGCYPYKESDVFTAGKHYITTNIDNAMFGVGIGYDIRFEELARVYRKEGCNFLVYPATFSASHGPRDWLTLQRARAMDTQCFIATVAQARDERADFLSHGHSSLIDPFGNVVASAGIEESIIASDIDFNLVDKARAQIPISVHRRTDIYDTIIY